From one Solanum stenotomum isolate F172 chromosome 12, ASM1918654v1, whole genome shotgun sequence genomic stretch:
- the LOC125848022 gene encoding probable 2-oxoglutarate-dependent dioxygenase AOP1 has product MASTKLVKVPAIDFSNYQELKPNTPLWESTKIHIFEALQEYGCFKAIYKLPNEMKDGLLFGSSKEIFEFPLETKLKNFSEKPLHGYMGMIPQLPLYESLCIPDLLNHQSLETFSNIFWPHGNQHFCDLVKSYSNPLMELDKMLKRMISENLGLKNHIDELLNTNYFLFRFTHYKGSSIISGDENNKITGLGGHTDGNFLIFISQNQVNGLQINKNGEWIDVNISPNSCVVLAGDSFKAWTNGRLHSPLHRVTIAGESDRLSIQLFSLSKPGHFIEAPKELVDEEHPLLFKPFEILGLFGYAASEAGYGAPPSDLFKAYCGV; this is encoded by the exons AGCTAAAACCAAACACTCCATTATGGGAATCcacaaaaattcatatttttgaagcTTTACAAGAATATGGTTGTTTTAAAGCAATATATAAACTTCCAAATGAAATGAAAGATGGATT ATTGTTTGGTAGttcaaaagaaatatttgaatttcctttagaaaccaaattgaaaaatttCTCAGAAAAACCATTACATGGCTACATGGGGATGATTCCACAATTGCCATTGTATGAGAGTTTATGTATTCCTGATTTGCTTAATCATCAAAGTCTTGAAACTTTTTCTAATATCTTTTGGCCTCATGGTAATCAACATTTCTG CGATTTGGTAAAATCTTATTCTAATCCACTTATGGAATTGGATAAGATGTTGAAAAGGATGATTTCGGAGAATTTGGGATTAAAAAATCACATTGATGAATTGTTGAATACCAATTATTTCCTATTTAGATTTACACATTATAAGGGATCATCAATTATTAGTGgagatgaaaataataaaattactggATTGGGTGGCCACACAGATGGTaacttcttaatttttatatcaCAAAATCAAGTCAATGGATTGCAAATCAACAAAAATGGAGAGTGGATTGATGTGAATATTTCACCAAATTCTTGTGTTGTTTTGGCTGGTGATTCCTTCAAA GCATGGACAAATGGTCGATTACATTCTCCTCTCCACAGAGTAACAATTGCCGGAGAAAGTGATAGACTTTCTAttcaattattttcattatcaaaACCAGGTCACTTCATCGAGGCACCAAAAGAACTGGTGGATGAAGAGCACCCTTTACTCTTCAAGCCATTTGAAATTCTTGGATTATTTGGGTATGCTGCCTCAGAAGCTGGCTATGGAGCTCCTCCCAGTGATCTTTTCAAGGCATATTGCGGTGTTTGA